A stretch of DNA from Lotus japonicus ecotype B-129 chromosome 4, LjGifu_v1.2:
GATCCGAGGGGATGAAGCCGTATGGTCcgagtttctgatgatgatgcttTATGTTTCTACTTCTCTATTTTGATTATCTGTACCAGACTATGTGCTTGAGGGCTCTATGTCCTCCTTATGTGTTGTCTGTTTGTCTGTAGACTTATGCAGTGGATCCGTCTGCCAACTATGCATGTTATGTATGTTTCGTGTGGTTTGCATCATTATTCTTCGCATTCTTAGGTTAAGAGGTCGATTACCTGGGGATGAAAAGGGAATGCTCGAGTACACTTTACTCTTGCGATCCCGATCTAACAAGACAACcgtaagtagaaaaaaaaaaagttcactaTTTTACGTCGCGTGCTCACTCCTAAGTGATAGAGTAGGGCGAACTCGTCACTTATGGAAGGGGGCGTGACAACATGCAGCTCCATGAACAAACGATGATCCAGGGTAATTGGAACACCCTTGGGCATAACAACCTCATCAGCCCTGATGATCTGAGGATGCTGCTGGAGGATGATCTCTGTAAGAAGAGATCGAAATGAGACCGACAACTTCACAGCACAAGTgccagcatgcttcaatgtctgcccAAACATAAAAGATCCAATGTCAAAATCAATTGAAGTGCCAATTCTGTAGATCAATCTGGCAAGAGTAGCAGAAAATCCAGAAGTATGTtgggtaggaacccaattcacaaccccaatcctgttaaggaatGCATACTTCACACTCTGATTTCCAGTGGACAACAACTTCTTGATGGACCACTTCTTGACTTGGCCAGTAGTAATCTCCTTGGAAACCACATCCAAGGACAATTCCtcatcaacaaaatcaacatcACTTCTACCAAGTGCTTTGTTGATCACAGCAGGAGAGAACTCAACACACTTAGCCCTCACATACACTTTTCTGAACTCAACACTTTCAGAAAGTCCTACTTCCACAGACAGATTCACCAGAAATTCCTTCACCAGTCTTTCGTAACACCTTCACACCTTgagaatagtcttcatcagtcTAGCCTTCTCAATAAGTGCAACCACTTCCTTGCACTCAAGCACATCAGAGCCAACTTTCCTTTCTTTGGCAATTCTGCGTTGACACACATACTTCCACTTCTGGACATTACCTTCATCATGGAAAGACACATTgtcaataggaacagcagggACATTCTGAGGAATGCATTTCCCTGCatacttcttcttctcagaaggCAAGATGTCCTCGACATCTTCCTCAACATCTGACCCAGATTCCTCAGCAGCAACTggaaccttcttcttcttggcacTCTTGGCTTTAACCTCCTTTTGCTTACTTTTTCCTTTCACATCTCTTTGCTTAGACTTGGAAGTCGCTGGAGTGGTCTTGGACTTCTTCTTTGGTACATGAGATTCTTCAACATCAGgaacccttctttttctcttgatcctggcagcaacactatcaggaAGAGAAGCAGTCAAtggaacatcatcagaatcatcatcagagataTTCTGAACAGAGGCAGGGGCCTGACATGATTCCTTGTACTGAGATTCATTAGTGGATACATGCACTGGATCTTCCTCtttggaaggagaagaggaaccATGAGATTTAGTGGGTAAATCTTAATCTTCATGAGCAGTGGACCTTTCCAGAAATTTATTGATCAAGAACATCTTCAGGTTCAGAAGTCCTAGCATCAGGCACATCATCTTGATTGGGACCAATCAGGGAGTTATCAGCAGAAGCTTCTGATGACCCgaatttatatgatgtttttagggtttttccttgctagttttgagtctttttcttgagTCTCATGtaatgtttcatgcattctcatgcatttttatctttctttgtgtttttgcttCACTTAGGTAATTTCAGATTTTATTagggactttagttgcattttaggttAGTTTAAGAGGTTATTGAAAGTTCCACTTGTTTTGagggcctttgtgcaaaactgacctttaagtttcaagatattttccaagcttgttcatcaaggtttcaggttgaattAGCTGAAaagggaaggtctagaggcttggagaattgaatggaggcttaaagaggagtaaagaggagttaaaatgaagatcaagggactttccaACGTGtttagagcgcctaggcgtgctccattggggCCTAGGCACCTATTGCCCTGTTCCAGgattttggaattggcgcctaggcatgctcaaTTGGCGCCTATCCAGAGGCCATTTTTTCAccttgaattggcgctcaggcatgCTTtattggcgcttgagcgcccggaACAACCCAAACTCATGATTTTTGCCTATATATATGATTCTagtcatttcttttgtacccattccatttttacataagtttagaaggagaggaacatctaggagagtgagagaaggcttccaagcttgtaattcaggttcttagccaagcatggcttaatctctcttcttatgctttgattttcatgtaagacttttcatatttgagttataatcttaagttctttcccacatgatcttcttctttccttgaatcccattttttgaatatcaatctaagcttgtatccATGCTTGCTtcatgcttttctataatcagaacggaagtttgttatagattagggaaccgatttgggattaccccttctatgcttgctactaggaatagaggaagggttggggtttgttggcctgaattgcatgcttagtgcctttagaaaatgtttgggttgtcaaggaattgagCCTATCTTTTGACTTGAGAGGATTATCTATgtgaggcatcgatagatggtCAATTAGGCTAGAACAagaaggagagatccatgagttcatgtgcttagaatgatgtgcttaaattggcTAGTTGAGGAAGGatccaaagcatgttcttttttgagtttatgtttattttccctttttactacttcgacgtttcatcatctcaataaaacaaaccttcatactaaAGGCTTGAACCGAATTCATTCATTCACAATCCATGTGGTTCGACGATTAAAagcgggtggattcgtacacttgcggattttaACAACAgcttatgtaacaccccgatttcggtggcgtcactttagtaactcaagaataaaataaagcggaaaagcaggtatttttttttgttttgtttaaataaaaaaagacttgtcgatATAAAGACTcatcccaatcgcgattaacagcgattaatatacaatacaagcacacccttgctgtaactaaaaacatcgtcacgagtgtcctcaagtgacggaaagtaacatcaagtaactaaaagtattgcccaacggcaaacaagtgcgactcataaatagagtcataagttttataaatacagtcctccgaagagtaagtcagcccaaaacggcttcaaaaaaaagacttcttacgtccgactactccatgcgattcccatctacggagaaccacaccgaaagcaacctgtcggaaactaccctgtcccaaaagtacaaatgacgaatcagagctatgacactaacacccaaccttagtagtgtaagacccaagtttttgagtttagagtaagtgaataaaatcctatttacgattaggcttgacggatcgtgaaggaaaacctgaacaagagtttatcggaaggaataaatttatgagggagaaagttcaggaaaagactaaggattgtatcaaaatcgataaaaggtatagcaggatcgattcgcttaaacctaggacaagaaccttaggaaataagactatgttccacccttggaacactgtaggaatttcttccaaaaatcttcagagaaatgttagaacttctctttttccatatatcacaatcgtttcgaggcgaaactctagaatctacgaacgtccgattccaatcatcggaagtttgccgaaactaaaaccctggtatttcaaaaccctagaatcaaccgaagatgaagactttttttattcggagcttcaaatgaagattctacacgcgtacacccatttcttttgatgatttcaatctttcatcagaaggaagttttctattctgacattcgatgcaaaaagtaacttatcgggtaaaatagtttttacaccgactttgcattagtcacctaaaatacaaggaaacctctgttgagttttggtattatgtcgccaaaacctatcttagaattcatggagaatgaagccggaaatatcggaatcgcgaaactttcattttcccgcgttttgccaacctctatatatagcattaaaaacaagcctcgaaaaccaaaaatcataccgatatttctttgaagaattagaagattcaggggggagaatatcgtgtctagaataccttggaatcagtaggaagaatcggaaatcactctcatatttttatcttaacactatgagctaaatcctccgatatctaaacaaatctgtaccgatttacaaaatatcttctcaaaatatctattcatacttatccaatcttgataaatatctattcatacttatccaatcttgataaatatctattcatacttatccgatccctgctaaatatcttccatttcattccctatatatatatgttgaagcttgagacaaaacctcacaaacacacacacacaacccgcggccaagaggagaggaggagaagaagattttcttgatttcttgcttgatcgttgatccgacagttgctacttcaaggtgtcgaggtatagtcgctaattcttacctctgatcgctttttctatagcttttctctatacttttctgagctcaaagttttgaggtttttggaaaattgtccaaatagcttgatttctatgtctaaacatcttccctacgtgcccaagagcacttctgccggattagtttttccgttatgtcgccgaaattccgccggaatcaattttagcatcaaatacccatttttaagcaaagtcgcaacctttgggctgaaaactatcgccttagcttagtgctagtaggattagttgtcttaaacgtcgttggtgacgtccccatccaatttgcattttgagatttcagttttgaaattctgagctaaaaatattgaccaaaatacccctgcgacagttttcgatctgataatttttccgagtttagaatacccttagttacgactaataataacctaggaaccaagtttgatcgaagaaaaatcgaaccacctaattacctaaagtggccgagccctttaaggggggaggaggaaaatttccttttccgaaaacttgtcctttcgcgctagattatcgtacctcggagtatgtattacttcgggtaaccttagtgagcattgatagcttagtttccgatagattttgatagtatttctgtggttttgctttaaaggtgattttgaggaatttcccgaagaacaaggaactttgtggattcgaggggggagattgtgaaggaaagattgaggagctgattgtgaaggagcgtttgaagagaaccctggaaattggctaaggtgagggctactctctgaattactagataatgttttaggtgtcgacgaattcgacttgatttatgtgttatgcacttaattgctgaatgtctgaaatgatttatgaggcttcggccgagcttgttgatttcatgatgtcttgatattgtgtgctaaatgattcataTGTTATGTGcaaaatggttaatctaggatgtgtcggaatatgttgtttatgcttattggatTGCGTTTATTTAACTATGTTatttcacatatatctgtggtactgaggagtgagaataacgggcaagtcatgccgattttattttgagagtttgagaaagtttgacgggacgaatggagttcgggccttgttatggttatgatggatcgagacattctcggggagttaattgggattttggtggatgttgaagactcataagatttgcgataagactaaaaggatattattttataaggaaaattcataagacattaaacaacctctaaacctttaaataacgATAAAAATCTCGAATGCAAGTTGAGGATtgaatcttagttgtggaaagcgagaagtgtcgtcggatccaagggttgagaaagattgtgagttctgagtatgttgatactcattcgctctgggagcagtttgtttagccatccaagggatgtgccgagaagcttcactgaggcgtgagaccttgtgaatgcgtgatactccactaaggcgtgagaccttgtggaaagcatggatcttcactgaggcgtgagacctcgtgaacagcatgaagcttcactgaggcgtgagaccttgtgaatgcgggatactccactgaggcgtgagaccttgtggaaagcatggatcttcactgaggcgtgagacctcgtgaatagcatggaatttcactgaagcgtgagacttcgtgcaagtgtgtaaattcactgggcgtgagaccccgtgaaagcataaaacttcactgaagcgtgagactttgtgaatgtgtgagactccactgaagcgtgagacttcgtgtgaGCATTGATaaactcgaagagttatcgtgagtggttgcactcattttatgattattgtattttgtcgcagaatcgacttttaccttagggtattctttatagagacattaagttagctagaacacgtggcgacgtgtcgagtgaggtcggagacgttgtttggctaatcacattgcattcatgcatacataggaggttaatacacggcgtgataccggacctcggtgaatTCCAAAatgtcgtcggtttccaaaatggtcataagaccggaGTCATAAACCGaggcgtttgtagacgactcttgtagcagaccgaaatggcagacctacgggttacggctgatctggctacctttgtgtggtgtaaggggcacgcgggcggaaatggtcccaccgttgctggtgctaggattgatccgttgatgtccatccgtttccggaatgcatttggttaactgggttaaccgtcatttgcatttcatgcaacatgcatactgacttagttgttgagtgtgattgataattgttaatcctatttgatgcatgctatctgttattactgcgtttatattcattgtgaaatatacaaccctaggatgttatccctagctataagcctaagtggctattctcttatctatatctattggtggtattatttacataattctttggagttgaccctcgcgtcttctgtgtgtgctttggcggactacgccctttgtcagatgtctttggcgggctggttcacgatggttcacccttcggggggaactagggttgagatgctggaacaggagcgcatcgtggttgcgagaggaggacggatggtgtacatagactaggtcgttctggattcagattcggacgacgatcacgctagcatgtaggattgagtgttagtgtgagctcctcgagatgggattagtgtaggagtagagtcttagctctgaacatcatttgtttctttggggacagggtagtttcccacctatagctttttgtgtggtttctctacgggaatcacagagagttggttggactaggaggtcttgttttgggccgttttgggctgacttattcttattttgagggacagtgttgcagacacttgacctttcttttggattgtaccttttgcctacgggcgttacacttctctcactttccgtcactggaggttttactcgtgacgtggttagctacttacagcggggggctgtatttataatatatattagttctgttatctttcgttgggagtttatttctttcagtctttggttctattatcgaaaaaaaaaaaattcacgtttttccgctttaatttctttttggttactaaagtgacgccaccgaaatcggggtgttacaagtaggctctaaacacccataccctatacttccatcatcgacccttcctcgatcaggtatggagtccgggtcctcgtcgaaagcttcagtaatagtcatttcgctccgggtctttcccgcacaacgaatcatcacgaaccggctgacggacgcctggcagcaggccgaccgcccaaacacaaacatacaaacaaagccaaggcgctagggtcaactcacgaaataaaatagataatacaaacagcatgtgataaagggggtatatatatatgttgtatatatacatataagtcatgtattgcctaccctaaggtatatgcatagcatgttatcgaatctcttacacaattcaatcatcaaaacacaaaacgatgtttatcaacatcaaatcatcagatCTCAACtactatagttagagtgcatgaaatgtcatgcaacgtcaatcataataagatgcattgtgtcaatgcagaatatgctgacacaaattcgaataacgtcactctgcttggcgatggaacaaatcaacaacgtcactctgcttggcgacgggacaaaccaacgacgtcactctgcttggcgacgggacaaaccaacggtattgccacttataggctgggcacctcgagacggtcgtaacactggcctcgtgtttaaccatttctgctcgggcgtcgcttatcacctttggctatagtcaagacggtacaaactctacatggttcgaccatttctgcttgctatgccggacatcaacaggcacgatacaactctacatggatgatcgttacctcctgttgtgccaggtatagtcaggaccgattcaactctgcatggctgatcgttacttcctgctataccgaagtactccacttggcacttcatcgcgtatatgcatgtgtgcaatatgattattaaaaccacgactcgtcctcacaggtaaaaattggttcattgaccaaaggcttctacaacgagaaacctaggctatagtcaagtcggttatgaccccacgggtttaaccatcctgcttgctacgccagacatcaacaggcacgatacaactctacgcggctgaccgtcacttcctgttgtgccaagtgtactctactaggtaccttactaccgcccagacccttggctaaagcccgtcttcaaattcttttccataaaaTAAGTTCCCTTAAAAATAGTTCTCTTAATAGATAAAATGTTCCATCGTAAGTtagtccattatgtcgttaattccaaagttcagttttcattttcaacacctttcaaaataaagttcccaaagctaggatcaccgacccattcccgttttccaaactcactttcattcctaagtcttctccgttgaatcatcgtcattaattaaaagcattatattcttaataaatatattatggatttatttacataaaacaggttatgattattttcagtccaaaactctataagttcaaagttcccatcaaacccaaacaactccccgagaaaacactacatcccctagaacaatgaaggttcgaaccttggttcgacctaacaaacattccccaaaacaaacccgtcattgtcatgacgaaggtaagtgtattctacactccaaaagtggcatcaaaatgcacgaatatagtcagcacaatttaatcataaacgcaaatacatcaagctctatcgagggatgaatcaatatggcaatgctgtaaacataaccttgtcatatccactagaaagcgataagacagaaaccagtaaacggccgaagcctctcagaaaacggagacacacgtctcatataagttcactcggccgaagcctccagaaaacattttccaattcaaggTGATAAACagtatccaagcaatattcaatatcaagcaatattcaagtcgaagttatcgacgcctatgatacaaatagctagtaagtaagttgccctaacctcgagttgttccagtctcgcggtgtaggtctcgctcacaagcttgttcagtcaatcccaaagtttccacaattgaacctttgagcaaacaaagcaataatgaatcaaaacaagtcgatacagtcgaaacaatcctaactaatgttcgacaaagctcaaaaagcttcagagtacaacatttaggcacgtatgaaagggctttccccgaatggatgagttttgactcgattcaagttttgtacaaaaacactttattcgctaaaacgtgcataactcgagctacagaactcggaatgacacgaaaccggcgccaaaatttcgacaattgaaagagctacgcaatggcttaggtcatagagacccaaaaattatttttggacacggtacccaagcaaatatgtttcggccactatggaaaatagggttttcgaactttttcttcgatctaaatcaattccgaggtattcttaggcgatatctaggccagggaaactctcagaaaaattatcgggtcgaaaactgtcgcaggggtattttggtcaatatttttagctcggaaactcaaaatcagaatttcgataaacaaattagatggggtcgatcctaacgacatttataacaactaatcctactaaagctaagctcagtcgagagtttttgatccaaaaggcGGAACCTCatcataaaaatgggtttttgagcagaattgaaactcggcggcaattcggcgagattcagcagaaaacaaccggatattcattcTCTAGAGCAcataggcaataagtttagacactgaaatcaagttatttggacagttttacaaaaagctcaaaactttgagcacagaaagacatagagaaaagcgacagaatttacgatcagaggtagggaaaagcatcagtacctcgaggcttacgcgtagcaacgaacaaaacgacgatcggtcaagaattggaaaaaatcaaatctcctcctttcctccaagaagctCACGGTCGTGTGTGTGGGTTTTGTGatattctttttttgttttttttttcatttttcaaactatatataggaaatggaaaatgcggaaaaatgagaatttcgcgattctgatttttcctactgattccaacgtattttagacacgataatcttcccgctgaatcttctaattcttcaaagaaatatcagtatgatttttggttttcgaggcttgtttttaatgtttaccggcttaaaatgcactttatggttttgacctcggatgcagaaacttccttctgaagaaagatttggaacgtcgattagagtaggcgtacgcggatgaaatctttatttgaagctccgaatggaaaaaggcttcatcgtccgttgattttagggtttctgaactatcagtgattcggtttcggcaaacttccgagaattagaatttgacgttcgtacatctcagggtttcgtatcgaaacgcttgtcatgaaaaggattaagagaaattcttatattcctcttgaaggttttttggaatttattcctatagtgttccaaaggtGAAATTAATCgattcctaaggttcttgtcctaggcgtaagcgaataagactcacgCTATAAGTTTCGTCGATTCTAATATTAtccttagtcttttcctgaactttctcctttacaaatttattccattccataaacacttgttcaggttttccttcacgtcaCATCAAATTAGTCGTgattaggaattttattcggtttattctaagcttaaaaacttgggtctcacattactaccctctaaaaagaaagtttcgtcctcgaaacttaaggttcaacaaaaagctccggatattattccttgatctttttcctctcactcccatatagcatcgtccgtgtctttgttccaaataactttcactaaagcactctgctttcctctcgattgtttcactttcTAGCCCTaatgttgaccgacggcgtctcaaaaagacatatcatctttcagctctatgttgtccAGCTTAACCACTTGCATTTAGTctacgttggaaataatatttgttggcatttcGTGCattcgcacaaccttaaccacttactcctttgcttttgttcgtccaaaattctgattagaaactcggtacatctcaaTGTTCtagagtgaatgctcaacttgtcctcgtgatgttcactcatgattcaaaactcaactcgatcgcttggtaactcctagacgaattatttccttggaatctactagtctaTTAACatcacttccaacttcgtaactatccttattcgcatcatgaaatcaatcttctattTAGTctccattcgaattaaaactcgacttgagtttAAATACTTTGCGCATCACTAAACTTATTCCCTTAACATCAATTCACAAACAActgataagctaatcatcatcttaatatctaacaatccattattatcgtcttcttcctcaaaacttccctcactcaaacctatttacacttactgaaatccctaacacttcgcacaaatcgagacttatcctctagaagattaaatcataactatacctcaagggacttaactagtgtaacaccccgatttccaggtgtcactttagtaaccaaaaataaactttacgcggaaaacaggtaaattttttttcgttttctttcct
This window harbors:
- the LOC130712625 gene encoding uncharacterized protein LOC130712625, which encodes MEWAPASVQNISDDDSDDVPLTASLPDSVAARIKRKRRVPDVEESHVPKKKSKTTPATSKSKQRDVKGKSKQKEVKAKSAKKKKVPVAAEESGSDVEEDVEDILPSEKKKYAGKCIPQNVPAVPIDNVSFHDEGLSESVEFRKVYVRAKCVEFSPAVINKALGRSDVDFVDEELSLDVVSKEITTGQVKKWSIKKLLSTGNQSVKYAFLNRIGVVNWVPTQHTSGFSATLARLIYRIGTSIDFDIGSFMFGQTLKHAGTCAVKLSVSFRSLLTEIILQQHPQIIRADEVVMPKGVPITLDHHRDRKSKVYSSIPFSSPGNRPLNLRMRRIMMQTTRNIHNMHSWQTDPLHKSTDKQTTHKEDIEPSST